A single window of Cellulomonas sp. NTE-D12 DNA harbors:
- a CDS encoding DUF1304 domain-containing protein, translated as MLVVGLVLCSLAALVHVYVFVLESLVWTGPRARATFGTTPDEAAATRALAFNQGFYNLFLVVEIALGVVLVAAGHSAVGATLVLVGAGSMVAAGLVLLASDRSKARAALVQLIPPLLGIVALVVGLVA; from the coding sequence ATGCTGGTCGTCGGGCTCGTCCTCTGCTCGCTCGCTGCCCTGGTGCACGTGTACGTCTTCGTGCTCGAGTCCCTCGTCTGGACCGGGCCGCGGGCCCGCGCCACGTTCGGCACCACGCCCGACGAGGCGGCCGCCACGCGGGCGCTCGCCTTCAACCAGGGCTTCTACAACCTGTTCCTGGTAGTCGAGATCGCGCTCGGCGTGGTGCTGGTCGCGGCCGGCCACAGCGCCGTGGGGGCGACGCTGGTGCTGGTCGGCGCCGGGTCGATGGTTGCCGCCGGGCTGGTGCTGCTGGCGTCCGACCGTTCCAAGGCCCGCGCCGCGCTCGTCCAGCTGATCCCGCCGCTGCTCGGGATCGTCGCGCTCGTGGTCGGCCTCGTCGCCTGA
- a CDS encoding family 20 glycosylhydrolase: MTGPAVVPRPLRLQQLSDQPFVVVSGTVVVAPDPAARQAAERLATLVGGSVQATAAPDAAAFRLRLLGPADDERYPRTGPAGGEEVPPALPAGEPDDTLPTGDEAYRLHVHADGVDMDARTPAGLGHAVTTLAQLLTGTSGGARTLPAVLVVDSPRFTWRGLSIDVARHFVRVADLDVVIDLMADHKLNVLHLHLTDDQAWRIDLPSRPELVRRSSGASVGGDPGGHYTAEDYARLVAHAAARGIVVVPELDVPGHVNAALHAYGELSPSGRPADEYLGIDVGFSRLTEALPATDAFLHDVFGDIAAMTPGPYVHIGGDEVQGMAPDEYAALVGTAAAAVRAAGKQVVGWQEIATTPLEPGTVVQYWDVHADPAPFVAAGAAGARLLLSPGDRTYLDMKYHPGYPLGLEWAGHVELRDSYDWEPARLLPGLPAEAVLGVEAAVWTETLRTLDDLTTMLLPRLAAVAEVAWSAPDRRDWEDFRTRVAALGARWDAAGLSWYPSPQVDWQR; encoded by the coding sequence GTGACCGGACCCGCCGTCGTCCCCCGCCCGCTCCGGCTGCAGCAGCTGTCCGACCAGCCGTTCGTGGTGGTCTCCGGCACCGTCGTCGTGGCCCCTGACCCCGCCGCCCGGCAGGCCGCGGAGCGCCTGGCCACGCTGGTCGGCGGGTCGGTGCAGGCCACCGCCGCACCCGACGCGGCGGCGTTCCGGCTCCGTCTCCTCGGGCCGGCCGACGACGAGCGGTACCCGCGCACGGGTCCGGCCGGCGGGGAAGAGGTGCCGCCGGCTCTCCCCGCGGGCGAGCCCGACGACACGCTGCCCACCGGTGACGAGGCGTACCGCCTGCATGTCCACGCCGACGGGGTGGACATGGACGCCCGCACCCCGGCCGGCCTCGGCCACGCCGTCACCACCCTGGCCCAGCTGCTGACCGGCACGTCCGGGGGTGCCCGGACCCTGCCGGCCGTGCTGGTCGTCGACTCCCCGCGGTTCACCTGGCGGGGCCTCTCCATCGACGTGGCCCGGCACTTCGTCCGTGTCGCCGACCTCGACGTCGTCATCGACCTGATGGCCGACCACAAGCTCAACGTGCTGCACCTGCACCTCACGGACGACCAGGCGTGGCGCATCGACCTGCCGTCGCGGCCGGAGCTGGTCCGCCGGTCGTCGGGCGCCTCGGTCGGCGGCGACCCGGGCGGCCACTACACCGCCGAGGACTACGCCCGTCTGGTGGCGCACGCCGCCGCCCGCGGCATCGTCGTCGTCCCGGAGCTCGACGTGCCGGGGCACGTCAACGCGGCGCTGCACGCCTACGGCGAGCTCTCCCCGTCCGGCCGGCCGGCCGACGAGTACCTCGGCATCGACGTCGGCTTCAGCCGCCTCACTGAGGCCCTGCCCGCCACCGACGCCTTCCTGCACGACGTGTTCGGCGACATCGCGGCCATGACACCCGGCCCGTACGTCCACATCGGGGGCGACGAGGTGCAGGGCATGGCGCCCGACGAGTACGCCGCCCTGGTCGGCACCGCCGCCGCGGCCGTCCGCGCTGCCGGCAAGCAGGTGGTCGGCTGGCAGGAGATCGCCACCACCCCGCTCGAGCCCGGCACCGTGGTGCAGTACTGGGACGTGCACGCCGATCCGGCACCGTTCGTCGCCGCGGGCGCGGCCGGCGCCCGCCTGCTGCTGTCGCCCGGGGACCGGACGTACCTCGACATGAAGTACCACCCCGGCTACCCGCTGGGCCTCGAGTGGGCCGGCCACGTGGAGCTGCGCGACTCCTACGACTGGGAGCCCGCCAGGCTGCTGCCGGGGCTGCCCGCCGAGGCGGTGCTGGGCGTCGAGGCGGCGGTGTGGACCGAGACGCTGCGCACGTTGGACGACCTGACCACCATGCTGCTGCCGCGGCTCGCGGCGGTGGCCGAGGTGGCGTGGTCGGCACCGGACCGGCGCGACTGGGAGGACTTCCGCACCCGGGTGGCCGCGCTCGGTGCCCGGTGGGACGCCGCGGGGCTCAGCTGGTACCCGTCCCCGCAGGTCGACTGGCAGCGCTGA
- a CDS encoding GlsB/YeaQ/YmgE family stress response membrane protein has protein sequence MTATGIISAIIIGLIIGALGRLLVRGRQHISILVTILVGIVAALIGSWIASLLHVNNTPGIDWIELLIQVVLAAIGVSLVSGGAGRRRI, from the coding sequence GTGACTGCGACCGGCATCATCAGCGCGATCATCATCGGACTGATCATCGGAGCCCTCGGCCGCCTTCTTGTCCGCGGCCGTCAGCACATCTCGATCCTCGTGACGATCCTCGTCGGCATCGTCGCTGCCCTGATCGGCAGCTGGATCGCTTCCCTCCTGCACGTCAACAACACGCCGGGCATCGACTGGATCGAGCTGCTGATCCAGGTGGTGCTCGCCGCGATCGGCGTCTCGCTGGTCTCGGGTGGCGCCGGTCGCCGTCGCATCTGA
- a CDS encoding HNH endonuclease signature motif containing protein has product MLDVFHGVEDREVLAAADAALAGRAIEVTAPQLRAAAHRWRARHAPRTREERARVAGDRFVDVSPADEDLCWLTALLPAAAAMGVLHRIDDLAAAVTGPDESRTLPQLRADVLCDLLLAPCTPDRRPSDGDLAAAAHSGDHVGHAGPPHADGASEVPDAGTAGEVVAAGATEEARGASGGVDRACEVPTGTSVPSWVRAIVPQVVLTVPVLTLLGHGDEPAELDGFGPVDIDTARALCANAPTFTRVLTHPETGAVLSVGRQQYTVPADLRRAVQPRDATCRFPGCRRRAARCDIDHSTAWAHAGATDLTNLACLCRKHHRLKHQAGWRITHHPDGTLDWHSPTGRHYATHPATTLWPPPAPGAARPPGIDQPPGIDQPPGIDQPPSIDSPPGKGGPPGGHTAGYPDTPSF; this is encoded by the coding sequence GTGCTGGACGTGTTCCACGGGGTCGAGGACCGCGAGGTCCTCGCTGCGGCGGATGCGGCGTTGGCCGGCCGGGCCATCGAGGTGACGGCCCCGCAGCTGCGGGCGGCCGCTCACCGGTGGCGGGCCCGGCATGCACCGCGCACACGTGAGGAGCGCGCCCGGGTGGCCGGTGACCGGTTCGTCGACGTCAGCCCCGCCGACGAGGACCTGTGCTGGTTGACCGCCCTGCTGCCGGCCGCCGCCGCGATGGGGGTGCTGCACCGCATCGACGACCTGGCCGCGGCCGTGACCGGCCCGGACGAGAGCCGCACGCTGCCCCAGCTCCGCGCCGACGTCCTGTGCGACCTGCTTCTGGCCCCCTGCACCCCCGACCGCAGGCCCAGCGACGGTGACCTCGCGGCAGCCGCGCACTCCGGCGACCACGTCGGGCACGCGGGGCCTCCTCATGCCGACGGGGCCAGTGAGGTCCCGGACGCCGGCACGGCCGGTGAGGTGGTGGCTGCGGGCGCGACCGAGGAGGCTCGCGGCGCGTCAGGTGGGGTCGACCGCGCGTGCGAGGTGCCCACCGGCACGAGCGTGCCGTCGTGGGTACGGGCGATCGTGCCGCAGGTGGTGCTCACCGTGCCGGTGCTGACCCTGCTCGGCCACGGTGACGAGCCGGCCGAGCTGGACGGGTTCGGACCCGTCGACATCGACACCGCCCGGGCGCTGTGCGCGAACGCTCCGACGTTCACCCGGGTGCTGACCCACCCCGAGACCGGGGCCGTGCTGTCCGTGGGCCGCCAGCAGTACACCGTCCCGGCCGACCTGCGCCGCGCCGTGCAGCCGCGCGACGCCACGTGCCGGTTCCCCGGTTGCCGGCGCCGCGCCGCACGCTGCGACATCGACCACTCCACCGCCTGGGCGCACGCCGGCGCCACCGACCTGACCAATCTGGCGTGCCTGTGCCGCAAGCACCACCGCCTCAAGCACCAGGCCGGCTGGCGGATCACCCACCATCCCGACGGCACCCTGGACTGGCACTCGCCCACCGGGCGGCACTACGCCACCCACCCCGCCACCACCCTGTGGCCACCACCCGCACCCGGAGCGGCACGACCACCCGGCATCGATCAACCACCCGGCATCGACCAACCACCCGGCATCGACCAACCACCCAGCATCGACTCACCACCTGGCAAGGGCGGACCACCCGGCGGCCACACCGCCGGCTACCCCGACACACCATCGTTCTGA
- a CDS encoding phospholipid carrier-dependent glycosyltransferase, with protein MPTTGRDEAGTPAHGTRAVMPDDAPATPLPAHEAGAADVAVVGAAAHHGRHASDATVDETDAPDDDEPTLLRLQRRLFSDAALALDATRRARLLGWLLPLAVTAFGGIIRFWRLAVPHNLVFDETYYVKEAYSMLVRGYEASWGQDPNPRFEAGDVSMLQVDPEYVVHPPVGKWMIALGIQLGGGVTSSFAWRLSVAVCGTLAILMIARIGRRLFASTALGTLAGLFLAVDGQAIVHSRVSLLDPFLMFFCLAAFGFLLLDRDQARHRLAERAAAVLDSGGQLGDGPGLGIRWWRLAAAVSLGLAIGTKWSGMYFLALFGLMSVAWDMSARRAAGVRHWVRAGIVRDGVVAGFSMVLISAAVYLASWTGWFLSKDGWGRQWAAENPGQGVQWLPAALRSLWKYHQDMWHFHVTLETPHAYQANPLGWIVQWRATSYFYPTDISGLQGNAALHACGAKACSQAITALGNPLIWWGGAAAALVAVFWLIRFRDWRAGAVLSGIVAGWFPWFMYMHRTIFTFYSVAFVPWVVLTLVYLLGLLIGPQTPGEERSRSLAIVWVSAFATLVVAVGAFFYPVWTAWVIPYDQWHLRMWLQSWV; from the coding sequence GTGCCGACCACCGGACGTGACGAGGCGGGCACTCCCGCCCACGGGACCAGGGCGGTCATGCCCGACGACGCACCGGCGACGCCGCTGCCCGCGCACGAAGCGGGGGCGGCCGACGTCGCCGTGGTTGGTGCTGCCGCGCACCACGGACGGCACGCGTCCGACGCGACCGTCGACGAGACGGACGCCCCCGACGACGACGAGCCGACGCTCCTGCGCCTGCAGCGCCGGCTGTTCTCCGACGCGGCTCTGGCGCTCGACGCCACGCGCCGGGCACGGCTGCTCGGCTGGTTGCTGCCCCTCGCCGTCACGGCGTTCGGCGGCATCATCCGGTTCTGGCGTCTCGCCGTGCCGCACAACCTGGTGTTCGACGAGACGTACTACGTCAAAGAGGCGTACTCGATGCTGGTCCGCGGGTACGAGGCCTCGTGGGGCCAGGACCCGAACCCCCGCTTCGAGGCGGGCGACGTCTCGATGCTCCAGGTCGACCCCGAGTACGTGGTGCACCCCCCGGTCGGCAAGTGGATGATCGCGCTCGGCATCCAGCTGGGCGGTGGCGTGACCAGCTCGTTCGCCTGGCGGCTGTCGGTGGCGGTGTGCGGCACGCTGGCGATCCTGATGATCGCCCGGATCGGGCGGCGGCTGTTCGCGTCCACGGCCCTCGGCACGTTGGCCGGGCTGTTCCTCGCCGTCGACGGGCAGGCGATCGTGCACTCCCGGGTCAGCCTGCTGGACCCGTTCCTCATGTTCTTCTGCCTCGCGGCGTTCGGCTTCCTGCTGCTCGACCGGGACCAGGCCCGGCACCGGTTGGCCGAGCGGGCGGCGGCGGTGCTCGACTCGGGCGGCCAGCTCGGGGACGGGCCGGGGCTCGGCATCCGGTGGTGGCGGCTGGCCGCGGCGGTGTCCCTCGGCCTGGCGATCGGCACCAAGTGGTCCGGGATGTACTTCCTGGCGCTGTTCGGGTTGATGTCCGTCGCGTGGGACATGAGCGCGCGCCGGGCCGCGGGGGTGCGGCACTGGGTGCGGGCCGGCATCGTGCGCGACGGCGTGGTGGCCGGCTTCTCGATGGTGCTGATCTCGGCGGCGGTGTACCTGGCCAGCTGGACCGGCTGGTTCCTGTCGAAGGACGGCTGGGGCCGGCAGTGGGCCGCCGAGAACCCCGGTCAGGGGGTGCAGTGGCTGCCGGCCGCGCTGCGCAGCCTCTGGAAGTACCACCAGGACATGTGGCACTTCCACGTGACTCTCGAGACGCCGCACGCCTACCAGGCGAACCCGCTCGGCTGGATCGTGCAGTGGCGCGCCACGTCGTACTTCTACCCGACGGACATCTCGGGGCTGCAGGGGAACGCCGCCCTGCACGCGTGCGGTGCCAAGGCCTGCTCCCAGGCGATCACGGCGCTCGGCAACCCGCTGATCTGGTGGGGCGGGGCGGCCGCGGCGCTCGTCGCCGTCTTCTGGCTGATCCGGTTCCGGGACTGGCGGGCCGGGGCCGTGCTCTCCGGCATCGTCGCCGGCTGGTTCCCGTGGTTCATGTACATGCACCGCACGATCTTCACGTTCTACTCGGTGGCGTTCGTGCCGTGGGTGGTGCTGACGCTCGTGTACCTGCTCGGCCTGCTGATCGGACCGCAGACCCCCGGCGAGGAGCGCAGCAGGTCGCTCGCCATCGTGTGGGTGTCCGCGTTCGCCACGCTGGTGGTGGCGGTCGGCGCGTTCTTCTACCCGGTGTGGACGGCCTGGGTGATCCCCTACGACCAGTGGCACCTGCGGATGTGGCTGCAGAGCTGGGTGTAG
- a CDS encoding NADP-dependent oxidoreductase, protein MSTIVSTQVQLVARPVGWPTPDDFRTVQVTYGDLQPGQVRVLNEFVSVDPYMRGRMNDVKSYAPPYALGETMTGGAIGRVIESADERVPVGAVVLHQLGWRDVAQDAAGAFQVVPEVPGVPLSARLGILGMTGLTAYVGLTAIAGLTAGDTVFVSGAAGAVGTAAGQIARLLGAGRVIGSAGSAEKVELLTSRYGYDAALCYRDAPVREQLPRLAPDGVDVFFDNVGGDHLEAALDVMNPGGRVALCGAIAGYNATERTPGPDNMANLITRGLTLRGFTIGGYLDRAPEFSRLMTGWFAEGKIAYDETVVDGIEHAVDALLAMMRGENTGKMLVRIGR, encoded by the coding sequence ATGTCCACGATCGTGTCCACCCAGGTGCAGCTGGTCGCCCGGCCCGTCGGCTGGCCGACCCCGGACGACTTCCGCACCGTCCAGGTCACCTACGGCGACCTCCAGCCGGGCCAGGTGCGGGTGCTCAACGAGTTCGTCTCCGTCGACCCGTACATGCGAGGCCGGATGAACGACGTGAAGAGCTACGCCCCGCCGTACGCCCTGGGCGAGACGATGACCGGCGGCGCGATCGGCCGGGTGATCGAGTCCGCGGACGAGCGGGTGCCGGTCGGGGCCGTCGTGCTGCACCAGCTCGGGTGGCGCGACGTGGCCCAGGACGCCGCCGGCGCCTTCCAGGTGGTGCCCGAGGTGCCCGGCGTGCCGCTGTCCGCGCGGCTGGGCATCCTCGGCATGACCGGCCTGACGGCGTACGTCGGGCTCACCGCCATCGCCGGGCTGACGGCCGGTGACACCGTCTTCGTGTCCGGCGCGGCGGGGGCCGTCGGCACCGCGGCGGGGCAGATCGCCCGGCTGCTCGGCGCCGGCCGTGTCATCGGGTCCGCGGGGTCGGCCGAGAAGGTCGAGCTGCTGACCAGCCGGTACGGGTACGACGCCGCGCTCTGCTACCGGGACGCACCCGTGCGCGAGCAGCTGCCCCGGCTGGCGCCGGACGGGGTCGACGTCTTCTTCGACAACGTCGGTGGCGACCACCTCGAGGCGGCGCTCGACGTGATGAACCCGGGCGGCCGTGTCGCGCTGTGCGGGGCGATCGCCGGTTACAACGCCACCGAGCGGACGCCGGGGCCGGACAACATGGCCAACCTCATCACCCGGGGGCTGACCCTGCGCGGCTTCACCATCGGTGGGTACCTCGACCGCGCGCCCGAGTTCTCGCGGCTGATGACCGGTTGGTTCGCCGAGGGCAAGATCGCGTACGACGAGACCGTCGTCGACGGCATCGAGCACGCGGTGGACGCGCTGCTGGCGATGATGCGCGGTGAGAACACCGGCAAGATGCTGGTCCGCATCGGCCGCTGA
- the rsmI gene encoding 16S rRNA (cytidine(1402)-2'-O)-methyltransferase, with amino-acid sequence MSDPDGRRPNAGTGALVLAATPIGNSEDASPRLRRLLAEADVVAAEDTRRTRDLAARLGVHIGGRLVSHHEHNEQGRADELLEVVAGGGTVLMVSDAGMPSVSDPGFRLVNAAVAAGLPVTVAPGPSAVLTALALSGLPTDRFTFEGFPPRKPGERARALAALADERRTMVFFEAPHRVAEVLAAMAEAFGADRPAAVCRELTKTYEEVRRDILGALAAWAAEGQVRGEVVVVVGGAPARAVATTAELVAEVLARSDAGERLKDAVSDVAAAAGVGRRDLYAAALAARSR; translated from the coding sequence GTGAGCGATCCCGACGGCCGCCGCCCGAACGCCGGAACCGGCGCTCTGGTGCTCGCCGCCACGCCGATCGGCAACAGCGAGGACGCGTCACCCCGCCTGCGCCGGCTGCTGGCGGAGGCGGACGTGGTGGCCGCGGAGGACACCCGGCGGACCCGCGACCTGGCCGCGCGGCTCGGCGTGCACATCGGCGGCCGGCTGGTCAGCCACCACGAGCACAACGAGCAGGGCCGCGCGGACGAGCTGCTCGAGGTGGTGGCGGGTGGCGGGACGGTGCTGATGGTCTCGGACGCGGGCATGCCGTCGGTGTCCGACCCCGGCTTCCGCCTGGTGAACGCCGCCGTCGCCGCGGGTCTGCCGGTCACCGTCGCGCCCGGGCCGAGCGCGGTGCTGACGGCGCTGGCGCTGTCCGGGCTGCCGACCGACCGGTTCACGTTCGAGGGCTTCCCGCCGCGCAAGCCGGGGGAGCGGGCGCGCGCCCTGGCGGCGCTGGCCGACGAGCGTCGCACGATGGTGTTCTTCGAGGCGCCGCACCGCGTGGCCGAGGTGCTCGCCGCGATGGCGGAGGCGTTCGGTGCGGACCGGCCGGCCGCGGTGTGCCGCGAGCTGACCAAGACCTACGAGGAGGTGCGGCGGGACATCCTCGGCGCGCTCGCGGCCTGGGCCGCGGAGGGTCAGGTGCGCGGCGAGGTCGTGGTCGTCGTCGGCGGGGCGCCGGCTCGCGCGGTCGCCACCACCGCGGAGCTGGTGGCCGAGGTGCTCGCCCGGTCCGACGCCGGGGAGCGGCTCAAGGACGCCGTGTCCGACGTCGCGGCCGCGGCCGGCGTGGGCCGTCGGGACCTCTACGCCGCGGCCCTCGCAGCCCGTTCACGGTGA
- a CDS encoding DsbA family oxidoreductase — protein sequence MNEPLTIDIWSDVACPWCYIGKRHLEQGLAALGADAPDVRIEYHSFELAPDTPVDFAGSEVDFLVGAKGLPRQQVLAMLDRVTGVAAEAGLTYDFDRLQHTKTLKAHELLHFAKAHGLQLELEERLFRAYFTEGVHVGRLDELVRLAEEAGLDGSAAREALESGRYADDVQEDIDRARQLGITGVPFFVLDGKYGVSGAQPAEVFAQALSQVAAERAA from the coding sequence GTGAACGAACCCCTGACGATCGACATCTGGTCCGACGTCGCCTGCCCGTGGTGCTACATCGGCAAGCGGCACCTCGAGCAGGGGCTGGCCGCCCTCGGCGCCGATGCGCCTGACGTGCGGATCGAGTACCACTCCTTCGAGCTCGCGCCCGATACCCCGGTGGACTTCGCCGGGTCGGAGGTCGACTTCCTCGTCGGGGCCAAGGGTCTGCCGCGCCAGCAGGTGCTCGCGATGCTGGACCGGGTGACCGGCGTGGCGGCGGAGGCCGGGCTCACCTACGACTTCGACCGGCTGCAGCACACCAAGACGCTCAAGGCGCACGAGCTGCTGCACTTCGCCAAGGCGCACGGCCTGCAGCTGGAGCTCGAGGAGCGACTGTTCCGGGCGTACTTCACCGAGGGCGTGCACGTGGGTCGGCTCGACGAGCTGGTCCGGCTGGCCGAAGAGGCCGGGCTGGACGGGTCCGCGGCCCGGGAGGCGCTGGAGTCCGGTCGGTACGCCGACGACGTCCAGGAGGACATCGACCGCGCTCGGCAGCTCGGGATCACCGGCGTGCCCTTCTTCGTGCTCGACGGGAAGTACGGGGTGTCCGGCGCCCAGCCCGCCGAGGTGTTCGCGCAGGCGTTGAGCCAGGTCGCGGCGGAGCGCGCGGCGTGA
- a CDS encoding isochorismatase family protein yields MSESAVTGTPHRALLVVDVQPTFCEGGALPVTGGNATAQAIADYAAAHRDRYALVVTTQDWHVKPGHHFSETPDFVDTWPPHGVAGTAEAELHPALAGLHPDASVRKGAYAAAYSGFEGTDEEGRTLARILREGHITDVDVVGIAESHCVRATTLDALDLGLRARLLTDLTVPVTPEQGAAAREEMVAAGAQLVTSAQA; encoded by the coding sequence ATGTCGGAGTCTGCCGTCACCGGCACGCCGCACCGCGCGCTTCTCGTGGTCGACGTCCAGCCGACGTTCTGCGAGGGCGGCGCCCTGCCCGTCACGGGAGGGAACGCGACGGCTCAGGCCATCGCCGACTACGCCGCCGCCCACCGCGACCGGTACGCCCTGGTGGTCACCACGCAGGACTGGCACGTGAAGCCCGGCCACCACTTCTCGGAGACGCCCGACTTCGTCGACACCTGGCCGCCGCACGGCGTCGCGGGGACCGCCGAGGCGGAGCTGCACCCGGCGCTCGCCGGGCTGCACCCGGACGCCAGCGTGCGCAAGGGCGCCTACGCCGCCGCGTACTCGGGCTTCGAGGGGACCGACGAGGAGGGCCGGACGCTGGCGCGGATCCTGCGCGAGGGCCACATCACGGACGTGGACGTGGTGGGCATCGCGGAGTCGCACTGCGTGCGGGCCACCACCCTCGACGCCCTGGACCTGGGGCTGCGCGCGCGGCTGCTGACCGACCTGACCGTGCCCGTCACCCCCGAGCAGGGCGCGGCAGCGCGCGAGGAGATGGTCGCGGCCGGTGCGCAGCTGGTGACCAGCGCGCAGGCCTGA
- a CDS encoding TetR/AcrR family transcriptional regulator codes for MGRPQTFETAAVVRAARAVFWRDGYELASLPDLEAATGLSRSSIYHAFGSKRGLFDAAVSSYLDEVVRPRLRPLTAAQVGPGAMDTYLTGLRAALAQPGSLPSTSGCLLINAAGAPVGRDDAVRDVIAGYRAELRTAFGRGVAAHVAAHVAAHVADGQRGQRTEPTGAAAAPGSGPVDVDDGHARAAHQEVLAETLTGLVVAALAVVRVDQPAALRLVDTAIELLGGTPATPDPHATSGPTPSAPVASHRG; via the coding sequence ATGGGACGTCCCCAGACGTTCGAGACGGCTGCCGTTGTGCGCGCCGCCCGTGCGGTCTTCTGGCGGGACGGCTACGAGCTGGCCTCGCTGCCGGACCTCGAGGCCGCCACGGGCCTCAGCCGGTCGAGCATCTACCACGCCTTCGGCTCCAAGCGCGGGCTGTTCGACGCCGCGGTCAGCAGCTATCTCGACGAGGTGGTGCGCCCGCGGCTCCGTCCGTTGACGGCCGCCCAGGTCGGACCAGGGGCGATGGACACCTACCTGACGGGCCTGCGGGCAGCGCTCGCCCAGCCCGGTTCCCTGCCGTCGACCAGTGGGTGCCTGCTGATCAACGCCGCCGGCGCGCCGGTCGGCCGCGACGACGCGGTCCGCGACGTGATCGCGGGGTACCGCGCAGAGCTGCGCACGGCGTTCGGCCGTGGCGTCGCCGCGCACGTCGCGGCTCACGTCGCCGCGCATGTCGCCGACGGGCAGCGCGGGCAGCGCACGGAGCCGACCGGCGCCGCCGCCGCTCCGGGCTCAGGACCGGTTGACGTGGACGACGGACACGCCCGCGCCGCCCACCAGGAGGTTCTCGCCGAGACGCTCACGGGTCTGGTCGTCGCGGCCCTGGCCGTGGTCCGCGTCGACCAGCCCGCCGCGCTGCGGCTGGTCGACACCGCGATCGAGCTGCTCGGCGGCACGCCGGCCACCCCCGACCCGCACGCCACGAGCGGGCCCACCCCGAGCGCCCCCGTCGCATCCCACCGCGGCTGA